In a genomic window of Staphylococcus taiwanensis:
- a CDS encoding TM2 domain-containing protein, whose translation MKVNKTLYVLCAIFLGGVGIHKFYADKVIQGVLHLLFFWTFIPTIISIIHGILVIFNTKADKDGYIIIPRKN comes from the coding sequence ATGAAGGTAAATAAAACATTATATGTACTGTGTGCCATTTTCTTAGGTGGTGTTGGTATTCATAAATTCTATGCCGACAAAGTAATTCAAGGTGTGTTACATCTATTATTCTTTTGGACGTTTATTCCAACTATTATTTCAATTATTCATGGGATATTAGTGATATTTAATACAAAAGCAGATAAAGATGGCTATATTATTATTCCTAGAAAAAATTAA